From the genome of Myripristis murdjan chromosome 22, fMyrMur1.1, whole genome shotgun sequence, one region includes:
- the LOC115380772 gene encoding E3 ubiquitin-protein ligase TRIM39, with protein sequence MSEGASQGDHGEKGHQDKDSGQYGEVESLSCPGSDSAEEQRPPDHQSAESGSSDSTEEEDECPGCQSIGVLVLPCGHKLCSACIQMSQEELGQDGCTVCYGSQLMDSVLKTLLDALFQDQPRRPGVTPGAGQRLGDTEDVVNVRDGAGDPEREQELCVRHGELLSLFCLEEEELVCQECQRDKHDEHHCCPIEDAVLDCKKELRSAVRALQDRLDTLTSIRETWQDTAAHIKSQSEHTAQVLKEDFEKMHQFLRDEEAALMSVLKQEEEEKSQRMKEKIDRISNDIRELTDTVREVEEAMELEDFLFLKNYKSSSERAQCKVEEPEEESGALIDVAKHQGCLQHHVWDKMQNIIQYFPVILDPNTASVCLSVSTDLSSVSVCEEQSLPDNPERFVHLQSVLGSEGFSSGRHSWEVEVGDNSHWSLGVARDSIHRKDWSSSSENRSNSDQNPNSACSATADPGEGLWTVSLSSGQYHASPGQSNPLKLRRKPRRVRVQLDWERGSLTLSDANDNTLIYRFKHQWNSMLRPYLSTTCSKHPLRITAGRVTVTTE encoded by the exons ATGTCAGAGGGAGCCAGTCAGGGTGACCATGGAGAGAAAGGACACCAAGACAAAGACAGTGGTCAGTATGGAGAGGTTGAATCGCTTAGCTGCCCGGGCTCTGACTCAGCAGAAGAGCAGCGGCCTCCAGACCATCAAAGTGCAGAGTCCGGATCATCAGACTCTACAGAAGAAGAGGACGAGTGTCCAGGATGCCAGTCGATCGGCGTCCTGGTTTTGCCTTGCGGCCACAAGCTGTGCTCAGCATGTATCCAGATGAGCCAGGAGGAGCTGGGCCAGGACGGCTGCACCGTCTGCTACGGCTCACAGCTGATGGACTCGGTTCTCAAGACTTTGCTGGATGCCCTCTTTCAGGACCAGCCCAGGAGGCCGGGGGTTACCCCTGGCGCGGGACAGCGGCTCGGTGACACAGAGGATGTGGTGAACGTCAGGGATGGGGCCGGGGATCCggagagggagcaggagctGTGTGTGCGGCACGGTGAGCTCCTCAGTCTGTTCTGcttggaggaggaagagctggTCTGCCAGGAGTGTCAGAGAGACAAGCATGACGAGCACCACTGCTGCCCCATAGAGGACGCCGTCCTGGACTGTAAG AAAGAGCTACGATCTGCCGTCAGAGCCCTCCAAGACCGGTTAGACACTCTGACCTCCATTAGAGAAACCTGGCAGGACACAGCAGCTCACATCAAG AGCCAGTCAGAACACACGGCCCAGGTGCTGAAGGAGGACTTTGAGAAGATGCACCAATTCTTACGTGATGAAGAGGCAGCTTTGATGTCAGTGCtgaagcaggaagaggaagagaagagtcAGAGGATGAAAGAGAAGATTGACAGGATCAGCAACGACATCAGAGAGCTGACAGATACTGTGAGAGAGGTGGAAGAGGCCATGGAATTAGAGGATTTCCTCTTCCTAAAG AACTACAAGAGTTCCTCTGAGAG GGCTCAGTGCAAAGTAGAGGAGCCTGAAGAAGAGTCAGGGGCTCTGATTGATGTGGCCAAGCACCAGGGCTGCCTGCAGCACCATGTGTGGGACAAGATGCAGAACATCATCCAGTACT TTCCTGTGATCCTGGACCCGAACACAGCCtcagtgtgtttaagtgtgtctACTGACCTgtcaagtgtgtctgtgtgcgagGAGCAGTCTCTTCCAGACAACCCTGAGAGGTTTGTGCACCTGCAGAGCGTCCTGGGCTCGGAGGGCTTCAGCTCAGGGAGGCACAGCTGGGAGGTGGAGGTTGGAGACAACAGTCACTGGTCTCTCGGTGTGGCCAGAGACAGCATCCACAGGAAGGACTGGTCTTCGAGCTCAGAGAACAGGTCCAACTCTGATCAAAACCCTAACTCTGCCTGCAGTGCTACCGCTGACCCTGGTGAGGGCCTCTGgactgtctccctctcctctgggCAGTACCATGCGTCCCCCGGCCAGAGCAACCCCCTCAAATTGAGGCGAAAGCCACGAAGGGTTCGAGTTCAGCTGGACTGGGAAAGAGGTAGTTTGACTCTGTCCGACGCCAATGACAACACCTTGATCTACCGTTTTAAACATCAGTGGAACAGCATGCTAAGACCCTACCTTTCCACTACATGTTCTAAACACCCATTACGAATTACAGCTGGGAGGGTGACCGTCACCACAGAATGA